A genomic region of Bacteroidota bacterium contains the following coding sequences:
- a CDS encoding FAD-dependent oxidoreductase: MINKNSIWKATTEKVDFPKLQKDISVDVAIVGGGITGLTCAHLLSESGKSVAVLEAREIGGGTTGFSTGNLYSTVDSRLYHISSKFDKKTSKNVVESRASAIDLIEQTIAKYSISCDFYRTPWHLFTESKEENKTIEKEYKALEKAGLSPTLSQSLLTPFKIESAVRIEGQAQFNPMKYVKALAKAISHDNCKIFENTRVLDFKAASPCVLETSLARISAKHIILASHTPKGAYAIQSAISPYREDAIAVKLKNTENYPPQGIYWGLTKNQHHSFRTYTTTENQKFLVLVGEHYKVGQTEDTRKKFEALEKFARQRFDIASIEYQWAAQSYRSADGLAYIGEIEENIFTGTGFSTDGLTYGTLAGMIISDTINGIKNPYAKMYDINRHNPLKAAKNYINENLNVMGEYMKDLPGIADVDQFKEIKQNEGKVISVEGEKIAAYRDINNKVYTLSAVCTHMKCIVNWNSAEKSWDCPCHGSRFDLNGTVIEGPAITDLLSKVIIEH, encoded by the coding sequence ATGATAAACAAAAACTCAATATGGAAAGCAACGACTGAAAAAGTTGATTTCCCAAAGCTTCAAAAGGACATTTCTGTTGATGTGGCAATTGTTGGAGGGGGCATAACGGGATTAACCTGTGCTCATTTGTTATCAGAGAGTGGAAAATCTGTAGCGGTACTGGAAGCAAGGGAAATTGGAGGTGGAACTACAGGCTTTTCTACTGGAAATCTATATTCCACAGTTGATAGCCGGCTTTATCACATAAGCTCAAAATTTGATAAAAAAACAAGCAAGAATGTTGTAGAATCAAGAGCTTCTGCAATTGATTTGATTGAACAAACAATTGCAAAATATTCTATTTCCTGTGATTTTTACAGAACTCCCTGGCATTTGTTTACAGAATCAAAAGAAGAAAATAAAACAATAGAAAAAGAGTATAAGGCATTAGAAAAAGCAGGTTTATCCCCTACTCTGTCGCAATCGCTTTTAACGCCATTTAAAATAGAATCGGCAGTTCGTATTGAGGGCCAGGCCCAGTTCAATCCTATGAAATATGTAAAAGCACTGGCAAAAGCAATTTCCCATGATAACTGCAAAATATTTGAGAATACCAGGGTTTTGGATTTTAAGGCTGCCAGTCCATGTGTTTTGGAAACATCACTGGCAAGAATATCAGCTAAACATATTATATTGGCCAGCCATACTCCTAAGGGTGCTTATGCCATTCAAAGTGCTATTTCCCCTTACCGGGAAGATGCTATTGCTGTTAAATTAAAAAACACTGAGAATTATCCTCCTCAGGGCATTTACTGGGGCCTAACAAAAAACCAGCACCATTCCTTCCGGACCTATACAACAACTGAGAATCAAAAGTTCCTAGTGCTTGTGGGAGAACACTATAAAGTAGGGCAAACAGAGGATACAAGGAAAAAATTCGAAGCACTGGAAAAATTTGCAAGGCAGAGGTTCGATATTGCATCTATAGAATATCAATGGGCGGCACAAAGTTACCGCTCTGCAGATGGATTAGCCTATATCGGAGAAATTGAAGAAAACATCTTTACAGGAACAGGATTCTCAACGGATGGCCTTACGTATGGAACTTTAGCTGGAATGATTATTTCTGACACAATCAATGGAATAAAAAATCCTTATGCTAAAATGTATGACATAAATAGGCACAATCCATTGAAAGCAGCAAAAAATTACATTAATGAAAACCTGAATGTAATGGGAGAATACATGAAAGATCTTCCAGGAATTGCGGATGTGGATCAATTTAAAGAGATAAAACAAAATGAAGGAAAAGTAATTAGTGTAGAGGGGGAAAAGATCGCTGCATATAGGGATATAAATAATAAGGTATATACTTTATCAGCCGTTTGCACTCATATGAAATGCATTGTTAACTGGAACAGTGCTGAGAAATCATGGGATTGCCCCTGCCATGGAAGTAGATTTGACTTAAACGGAACAGTTATAGAGGGCCCGGCAATTACAGATCTTTTATCAAAAGTAATCATTGAACATTAA
- a CDS encoding universal stress protein — MKTILIPTDFSPNADKALDYALELANTYASKVILLSA; from the coding sequence ATGAAAACTATTTTAATTCCTACCGATTTTTCACCAAATGCTGACAAAGCCCTTGATTATGCACTTGAGCTCGCAAATACTTATGCATCAAAAGTAATTTTATTAAGTGCCTGA
- a CDS encoding universal stress protein, which yields MKTILVPTDFSINAEKALEYALHLALYFSSEIILLHAWELPHQKSAMFKSLQDMVKEKAENNLRELKEKAQYRFTELKIRSVIMMDEPEDAIKSVAQKIGTDLIIMGTKGASGLKSYFFGSTTNDVIEDAPCPVFAVPEKAEYRNIKTICYALDFDHDEIHVIGSLIPMAKVFNAKIILTHITDNLKQKEEKLNNFAEQVIKLYQYNNIDTALLYGENIVASLVNFVEENQVDIVSIARKKRDFIERVFHKSVSKEMTFSSTIPIIIFQSSLLPLDVQGKNEEKSSFF from the coding sequence ATGAAAACCATACTCGTGCCAACAGATTTTTCTATAAATGCTGAAAAAGCGCTGGAATATGCGCTTCATCTGGCATTGTATTTTTCATCAGAAATTATTTTGTTGCATGCATGGGAGCTTCCCCATCAAAAATCGGCCATGTTTAAATCATTGCAGGATATGGTAAAGGAAAAAGCGGAGAACAATCTTAGGGAATTAAAAGAAAAGGCTCAATATAGATTTACTGAACTTAAAATAAGATCGGTTATTATGATGGATGAGCCTGAGGATGCTATAAAAAGTGTTGCACAAAAAATTGGGACCGATCTTATAATAATGGGAACTAAAGGAGCTTCGGGCCTTAAAAGCTATTTTTTTGGTAGCACCACCAATGATGTAATTGAGGATGCACCCTGCCCGGTGTTCGCTGTTCCTGAAAAAGCTGAATACCGTAACATTAAAACCATTTGTTATGCCCTTGATTTTGATCATGATGAAATCCATGTTATTGGCTCACTTATTCCAATGGCAAAAGTATTTAATGCTAAAATAATTTTGACTCACATAACTGACAATTTAAAGCAAAAAGAGGAAAAACTTAATAATTTTGCTGAACAAGTAATCAAACTATATCAATACAATAATATCGACACAGCACTTTTATATGGGGAAAATATAGTTGCTAGTCTTGTAAATTTTGTGGAAGAAAACCAGGTGGATATTGTTTCTATTGCAAGGAAAAAACGGGATTTTATAGAAAGGGTTTTCCACAAAAGCGTATCCAAAGAAATGACATTTTCCTCAACTATTCCAATTATAATTTTCCAAAGTTCACTGCTTCCACTTGATGTTCAGGGCAAGAATGAAGAAAAATCCTCCTTTTTTTAA